GAAAAAAAATCTTTGTCTATAATAAGGCTGGCGGTTATACCCCTTTGGGATGTGCTGTGTTTAAAATTCAAACACTCCGTAGAGAATTAACAGAGCTCGCAGAGGATCATGAAGGCAGAGCCGAAGTATCCGAGCAACTCGAACTGTATAAAATTATTGCCGATAAACTGGTTGTAGCTGGACTGCGTTTGGGCAAAGAGGGCTTCAGATTCAGTAAATTAAAGCCATGTGAATTAGGCTATATATTACAGTGGCTAGATTCTGAAACAACGTCAAAGGCTCTCAATGCTCAGTTCAAAAAATACTTGCGGAGCTTAACTGAGCCTACTCGAGCAGCTGTATTGGAATTCTTAGATCCAAAATCCTTATCAGGTACTAATTTTACTGCGTTTCAGGGGGAATTAACTACCTATTTTCTTCAGGAAGGTCATCATGGTCGGGGCTTGATTCACTGGGTTGTTGAAGCCAATCATCCGGAACTCATGACAGGAATTCTGAAATCTTTTTGCAATCATGGCATACCCATTCACAGTACGAACGCAAGAGATCAGTCTGCTTTGGAATTGGCTAGGCAACTGGGTGAAAGAGAATGGATGGTGGCAGCACTAGAATCGATTCCAAGAGCAATTGTATATCATCAGGTCCCATCGCTAGTCAAAATGTGCATGCTAAAAGCACGACAAAAAGTAATTAACAGTGATGAAACCAGCAAATTGAGTGACGCACAATTGAAACAACTCGAAGATGTAAAACCAAATTTTCGTTTTGTGGCTTTTTTAGATCACCGATATTATAGCAGCCCAAATCGTACTTTGTTAATGTCGCTCTGTGCAAACAATGAAAAAGATCGACTAAACACATTACTCCCTTTACTAACTATAGAAGATATCGGTACGACAGATCTTAAAGGCAATAATGTTTTTCATTTGGTTTGTCTGCAGCAACAACCAGAACTACTCTCTATCCTTCTCAACAGATGCCATTCTTGGGCGAAAAACAAACAAGGAGAAACCCCTTTACATATATTATGTAGAAAAGGCTTCTTGGAAATGATTGATAGCTATCTATTAAGTGTTGGATTTGATTATAGCGGCGATAGAATCCTAACCGCTAAAAATAATTTTGGGTTGATACCATTATTATGTGCATCGAATGAAGTTCGAAACATCTTGTGCTCCAAAGAAAACTTTCAAAGCCGATATTTTATTGCGGCATTTCAATTTGTTCTCGTCAAGGAACTGGCTGAAGAGCTCTTATCTTGTATTGATGAAATGAAAAATGAAGGCCTACTTCTTAAAACAGGTCTACCTAAAGAAAATTTTATTCAGGCACTACGAGAAGACCGAGAAAAAGAGTACAGATATAGGCATAAAAATCCAGCTTATCCTTCACTTCTTTCACAGTTCACCACTTACCTATTGAGTATTGGTGACAATATTACTCAAAATAGTTTCCAATATCGTTTGCTGGAACGTTTAAGATCTAATCCCACATTTAGAGTAGGGTTGTATTTGGACGAGAAATTAACGAAAGATTTTGATGCATTCGCTACGAAGTGCATAATATTGTCTGAGCTAGAAGTTATTACTGGAACACAAGTAATAAATACAGCTTTTGACTCAGAGGATTTTAAAAAGGATTTTGATGAGAGCACTAAGAAGTGGCGTGATAGTCGAGAATCCAAACAGACAGATAATATGCAAACAGGAGAAATACGTGCGACACTAGCGGAATCATTACGTCGCATTCAAGAAAATACTGAAAAACAAACCGCATCCGCTACCTTAATACATGCTCAAAAAGCAATAGAAACCATTGATAAGCAGGGGCTTGATAGTCAACAAGCAAAATTGCTTGAAGACTCTCAACAGCAAGTTAAATTAGCGACTAAAAACCCGACAAATCTTGCTAA
Above is a window of Gammaproteobacteria bacterium DNA encoding:
- a CDS encoding ankyrin repeat domain-containing protein, whose protein sequence is MLEAREPKGRVGQQYQEIIGSKLNKNTKASIKAMISTITSEESLNAVNEQSNESPLIYAFYQSTEHLIGLCCFAEKMGYQFDQRHINNVFSAAMYRESTRHNRLISLQFLTSFFEVPQIIYYEAGKNADTQSLLTILSAAPPEKKAVALGESLCGVLEHSGKYSYLHIKLVFELGVNPHYRSFENGNTHNYMRSLCLWHADEDPSNQDLKRAELFSYLLKSLNSKVINSDHPKYTQSLLAYYKAEHRPKFFTIQELMHPAPVPEIDKASDDGNLLHWVSNCGHVEIIEDIVDSFIEHGYGKKIFVYNKAGGYTPLGCAVFKIQTLRRELTELAEDHEGRAEVSEQLELYKIIADKLVVAGLRLGKEGFRFSKLKPCELGYILQWLDSETTSKALNAQFKKYLRSLTEPTRAAVLEFLDPKSLSGTNFTAFQGELTTYFLQEGHHGRGLIHWVVEANHPELMTGILKSFCNHGIPIHSTNARDQSALELARQLGEREWMVAALESIPRAIVYHQVPSLVKMCMLKARQKVINSDETSKLSDAQLKQLEDVKPNFRFVAFLDHRYYSSPNRTLLMSLCANNEKDRLNTLLPLLTIEDIGTTDLKGNNVFHLVCLQQQPELLSILLNRCHSWAKNKQGETPLHILCRKGFLEMIDSYLLSVGFDYSGDRILTAKNNFGLIPLLCASNEVRNILCSKENFQSRYFIAAFQFVLVKELAEELLSCIDEMKNEGLLLKTGLPKENFIQALREDREKEYRYRHKNPAYPSLLSQFTTYLLSIGDNITQNSFQYRLLERLRSNPTFRVGLYLDEKLTKDFDAFATKCIILSELEVITGTQVINTAFDSEDFKKDFDESTKKWRDSRESKQTDNMQTGEIRATLAESLRRIQENTEKQTASATLIHAQKAIETIDKQGLDSQQAKLLEDSQQQVKLATKNPTNLANLDKLIDTAQKCEAEQSAVWISLGLALLGLVIAIVGALILAVSAGAISTVFLAPLSAVGGKVSTGMVVGGSVLLLAGIGLFCEDIEDNSASDTTHDYLEPSPIF